One window from the genome of Nocardioides panaciterrulae encodes:
- the folP gene encoding dihydropteroate synthase: MVLRLRSRTFGDDVPLVMAIVNRTPDSFYDRGATWAEDAAYDRVAQVVEEGADLVDIGGVRAGYGPDVDAAEEIRRVAGFVGRVRAAYPELVISVDTWRASVGRAVCAEGADVLNDAWGGHDPALAEVAGEYDAALICTHTGGLAPRTDPYRIEYDDVVRDCIDRTTALAARALAAGVARESLVIDPAHDFGKSTFDSLEVTRRLGEMVATGWPVLVSLSNKDFVGETLDLPPGERLLGTLAATAVCAMAGARIYRVHNVRETRQVVDMAWSIAGRRPPARAIRGLA, from the coding sequence GTGGTGCTCAGGCTGCGCTCGCGCACGTTCGGCGACGACGTGCCGCTGGTGATGGCGATCGTGAACCGGACCCCCGACTCGTTCTACGACCGGGGCGCGACCTGGGCCGAGGACGCGGCGTACGACCGGGTCGCCCAGGTGGTCGAGGAGGGCGCGGACCTCGTCGACATCGGCGGGGTGCGGGCCGGCTACGGGCCCGACGTCGACGCCGCCGAGGAGATCCGCCGGGTGGCGGGCTTCGTCGGGCGGGTGCGGGCGGCCTACCCCGAGCTCGTGATCAGCGTCGACACCTGGCGGGCCTCGGTCGGCCGGGCGGTCTGCGCGGAGGGCGCCGACGTGCTCAACGACGCGTGGGGCGGGCACGACCCGGCGCTCGCCGAGGTCGCCGGGGAGTACGACGCCGCGCTGATCTGCACCCACACCGGCGGGTTGGCGCCGCGGACCGACCCCTACCGGATCGAGTACGACGACGTCGTGCGCGACTGCATCGACCGCACCACCGCGCTCGCGGCCCGTGCGCTGGCGGCGGGGGTCGCCCGGGAGAGCCTCGTGATCGACCCGGCCCACGACTTCGGCAAGTCCACCTTCGACTCCCTCGAGGTCACCCGCCGCCTCGGCGAGATGGTCGCCACCGGCTGGCCGGTACTGGTCTCGCTGTCCAACAAGGACTTCGTCGGCGAGACCCTCGACCTGCCCCCCGGCGAGCGGCTGCTCGGCACCCTCGCCGCGACCGCGGTCTGCGCGATGGCCGGGGCGCGGATCTACCGGGTGCACAACGTGCGCGAGACCCGGCAGGTGGTGGACATGGCCTGGTCGATCGCCGGCCGCCGGCCGCCGGCGCGGGCGATCCGGGGGCTGGCGTGA
- a CDS encoding dihydrofolate reductase family protein, whose translation MRVLIGAAPEAGTGVGVGAGEVDDERLAELYAAPRTPWVRVNMVSTVDGSATGEGGLTGAINNEPDHRVFDLLRRQADVVVVGAGTARAEGYTALDLPLVLVSRGGAVPPRLRGAEPGRVLMATCEQAEHLDETRALLGEEQVLVLGSHRVDLPLLRDRLVDRGWGRILCEGGPHLLRDLVAEGVADEICCTTVPHLVAGEHPRITDGPPVDVPLELHTLLEQDGTLLARWFLHHPHR comes from the coding sequence ATGCGGGTCCTGATCGGAGCGGCGCCGGAAGCTGGCACGGGCGTGGGCGTGGGTGCCGGCGAGGTGGACGACGAGCGGCTCGCCGAGCTGTACGCCGCGCCGCGGACCCCGTGGGTCCGGGTCAACATGGTGAGCACCGTCGACGGCTCCGCCACCGGCGAGGGCGGGCTGACCGGCGCGATCAACAACGAGCCCGACCACCGGGTCTTCGACCTGCTGCGCCGGCAGGCCGACGTGGTCGTGGTCGGCGCCGGCACCGCCCGCGCGGAGGGCTACACGGCGCTGGACCTGCCGCTGGTGCTGGTCAGCCGCGGCGGCGCGGTGCCGCCGCGGCTGCGCGGCGCCGAGCCCGGCCGGGTGCTGATGGCGACCTGCGAGCAGGCCGAGCACCTCGACGAGACGCGGGCGCTGCTGGGGGAGGAGCAGGTGCTGGTGCTCGGCTCGCACCGGGTCGACCTGCCGCTGCTGCGCGACCGGCTGGTCGACCGGGGCTGGGGCCGGATCCTCTGCGAGGGCGGCCCGCACCTGCTGCGCGACCTGGTCGCCGAGGGGGTCGCCGACGAGATCTGCTGCACCACCGTGCCGCACCTGGTCGCCGGCGAGCACCCCCGGATCACCGACGGCCCGCCCGTCGACGTACCGCTCGAGCTGCACACGCTCCTCGAACAGGACGGCACCCTCCTCGCCCGCTGGTTCCTGCACCACCCCCATCGTTGA
- a CDS encoding DUF480 domain-containing protein, giving the protein MAVEPLSGAGSELPVLDAEEQRVLGCLLEKQVTVPASYPLTLSALRTACNQSSSRDPVVDYDERTVEATAKRLKDRGLLRIVWSDTGRRTLKYHQVLAEALGLAEDERALLTVLLLRGAQTPGELRTRSERLHAFAERRDVEELLGRMAERGLARELARQPGQHDARWVHCLGEAATAPVPAAPIASPGAPGSAGAVNAVDRESVLADGAAARDERVRTSYDAIATAYADALVDELLDGQPFETWLLDRVTGHADGRPVVEVGCGPGHVTAYLAEAGADATGLDLSPGMVAEARRRFPDGAYEVGDLRRLMRPTSAPGWAAVLGWYSLIHLAGSELPVAVAALARPLAPGGWLVLALHAGAGVRHNGCWFDLPVDLDVVLHEPGDVTAAVRAAGLVDIEWYRRGPLTHRGETTERLYVVGRAPA; this is encoded by the coding sequence ATGGCTGTCGAACCCCTGTCCGGAGCCGGGTCCGAGCTGCCGGTGCTGGACGCCGAGGAGCAACGGGTCCTCGGGTGCCTGCTGGAGAAGCAGGTGACCGTGCCCGCGTCGTACCCGCTCACGCTGAGCGCGCTGCGCACCGCCTGCAACCAGTCCAGCAGCCGGGACCCGGTCGTCGACTACGACGAGCGCACCGTCGAGGCGACCGCCAAGCGGCTCAAGGACCGCGGGTTGCTGCGCATCGTGTGGTCCGACACCGGGCGGCGCACGCTGAAGTACCACCAGGTCCTCGCCGAGGCACTCGGGCTCGCCGAGGACGAGCGGGCCCTGCTGACGGTGCTGCTGCTGCGCGGCGCCCAGACGCCCGGCGAGCTGCGGACCCGCAGCGAGCGGCTGCACGCCTTCGCCGAGCGCCGCGACGTCGAGGAGCTGCTGGGGCGGATGGCCGAGCGGGGCCTGGCCAGGGAGCTCGCCCGGCAGCCCGGGCAGCACGACGCGCGCTGGGTGCACTGCCTGGGCGAGGCGGCCACGGCACCCGTCCCGGCGGCCCCGATCGCCTCGCCCGGGGCACCCGGGTCGGCGGGTGCGGTGAATGCGGTGGACCGGGAGAGCGTGCTCGCGGATGGGGCCGCCGCGCGCGACGAGCGGGTGCGCACGTCGTACGACGCCATCGCCACGGCGTACGCCGACGCGCTGGTCGACGAGCTGCTCGACGGCCAGCCCTTCGAGACCTGGCTGCTCGACCGGGTCACTGGTCACGCCGACGGCCGCCCGGTCGTCGAGGTCGGCTGCGGGCCCGGCCACGTCACGGCGTACCTCGCCGAGGCCGGCGCCGACGCCACCGGCCTCGACCTGTCGCCGGGGATGGTCGCCGAGGCTCGGCGGCGGTTCCCGGACGGTGCCTACGAGGTCGGTGACCTGCGTCGGCTGATGCGCCCGACCAGCGCGCCGGGGTGGGCGGCCGTGCTGGGGTGGTACTCCCTGATCCACCTGGCCGGCTCCGAGCTGCCCGTCGCGGTCGCCGCGCTCGCCCGGCCGCTCGCCCCCGGCGGCTGGCTGGTGCTCGCGCTGCACGCGGGGGCCGGCGTACGGCACAACGGCTGCTGGTTCGACCTCCCCGTCGACCTCGACGTGGTGCTGCACGAGCCCGGCGACGTGACCGCCGCGGTCCGGGCGGCCGGGCTGGTCGACATCGAGTGGTACCGACGCGGCCCACTCACGCACCGCGGCGAGACCACCGAGCGGTTGTACGTCGTGGGCCGGGCGCCGGCGTAG
- a CDS encoding cytochrome d ubiquinol oxidase subunit II, producing the protein MTQEMAVAAALFAGVVLYALFAGADFGSGFFDLTAGGTAAGRGLRTLVDHSIGPVWEANHVWLIYVLVMWWTGFPTAFAAAMNTLFVPLMLALLGIVLRGAAFAFRKYSGSLAQARLFGVVFAGSSLITPFFFGCVAGAVASGRVPADGHGPLFSSWLTPTSVFGGLIAVGTCSFLAGVFLTADAGRAGQRDLARTLRRRTLGVGLVTGAVVFAALVPIQHDAPTLAHGLETRAAPLIVVSFLAGLATLVLVARGRAALGRLTAVLAVGTVVLGWGVAQYPWLLVDQITISEAAGAPATLTGLLIVVALAAVIVVPALAYLFWLTQSERWSHD; encoded by the coding sequence ATGACCCAGGAGATGGCGGTCGCCGCCGCGTTGTTCGCCGGCGTCGTGCTCTACGCGTTGTTCGCCGGCGCGGACTTCGGCTCCGGCTTCTTCGACCTCACCGCCGGGGGTACGGCGGCCGGGCGCGGGCTGCGCACGCTGGTCGACCACAGCATCGGGCCGGTCTGGGAGGCCAACCACGTCTGGCTGATCTATGTGCTGGTGATGTGGTGGACCGGATTCCCGACCGCGTTCGCGGCGGCGATGAACACGCTGTTCGTGCCGCTGATGCTCGCGCTGCTCGGGATCGTGCTCCGGGGCGCGGCGTTCGCGTTCCGCAAGTACTCCGGCTCGCTGGCCCAGGCGCGGCTCTTCGGCGTGGTCTTCGCGGGCTCCTCGCTGATCACGCCGTTCTTCTTCGGGTGCGTCGCGGGCGCGGTCGCCTCGGGCCGGGTCCCGGCCGACGGGCACGGCCCGCTGTTCTCGTCGTGGCTGACGCCGACGTCGGTCTTCGGCGGGCTGATCGCGGTCGGCACCTGCTCGTTCCTGGCCGGTGTGTTCCTCACCGCGGACGCCGGCCGCGCGGGCCAGCGCGACCTCGCGCGGACCCTGCGCCGCCGTACCCTCGGCGTCGGGCTGGTCACCGGGGCCGTGGTGTTCGCCGCGCTGGTCCCGATCCAGCACGACGCGCCGACGCTCGCGCACGGCCTGGAGACCCGGGCCGCGCCGCTGATCGTGGTGTCGTTCCTGGCCGGCCTCGCGACCCTGGTGCTGGTGGCCCGGGGCCGGGCGGCGCTCGGTCGGCTGACCGCGGTGCTGGCGGTCGGGACGGTGGTGCTGGGCTGGGGCGTCGCGCAGTACCCCTGGCTGCTGGTCGACCAGATCACGATCAGTGAGGCGGCGGGCGCACCGGCCACGCTGACCGGGCTGCTGATCGTGGTCGCGCTCGCGGCGGTGATCGTGGTGCCGGCGCTGGCGTACCTCTTCTGGCTCACCCAGTCCGAGCGCTGGTCCCACGACTAG
- a CDS encoding cytochrome ubiquinol oxidase subunit I: MAAEPPGLMPAREQMAVSLGWHIVLACFGVAFPAMIYVVHRRGIRRDDPVALGLAQRWAKVSAVLFAIGAVSGTVLSFEMGLLWPGLMGRFGDVLGLPFAFEGLSFFVEAIFLGIYLYGWGRMPPRRHLLMLLPMATAGVVGTYCVIAVNAWMNMPTGFRIVDGKVTDVQPWRVLFNSGAFLQFAHMWVGAFMLVGFVVAGVYAAGMLRGRRDEHHRLGFSVPFVFATVAALAQPVIGHVLGMRLGTTQPSKLAAFELAVHTEQPAPLRIGGLLIDGTAKWFLEIPKWGSFIARGSFDKPVRGLDTFPPADRPPVNVTHVAFQSMIGIGTLLALAVTVYWLARWRGHDLRENRWFLRFAVVAGPLAVLALESGWVATEVGRQPWTVFGVLRTVDAASGNAGLWWSFTGVAIVYLGMTVGAWVVLRSMARRWRAGETDLPSPYAPEPLPLAESAGAGDAGDAAPGKGARG, translated from the coding sequence ATGGCCGCCGAGCCGCCGGGGCTGATGCCCGCCCGCGAGCAGATGGCGGTCAGCCTCGGCTGGCACATCGTGCTGGCCTGCTTCGGGGTGGCGTTCCCGGCGATGATCTACGTCGTCCACCGCCGTGGCATCCGCCGCGACGACCCGGTCGCGCTCGGCCTGGCCCAGCGGTGGGCCAAGGTCTCGGCGGTGCTGTTCGCGATCGGCGCGGTCTCCGGGACCGTGCTCAGCTTCGAGATGGGCCTGCTCTGGCCGGGCCTGATGGGGCGCTTCGGCGACGTGCTCGGGCTGCCGTTCGCGTTCGAGGGCCTCTCGTTCTTCGTCGAGGCGATCTTCCTCGGCATCTACCTCTACGGCTGGGGCCGGATGCCCCCGCGCCGGCACCTGCTGATGCTGCTGCCGATGGCCACCGCCGGGGTGGTCGGCACCTACTGCGTGATCGCGGTCAACGCGTGGATGAACATGCCGACCGGCTTCCGCATCGTCGACGGCAAGGTCACCGACGTACAGCCGTGGCGGGTGCTGTTCAACAGCGGCGCGTTCCTGCAGTTCGCCCACATGTGGGTGGGCGCGTTCATGCTGGTCGGGTTCGTCGTCGCCGGGGTGTACGCCGCCGGCATGCTCCGCGGCCGCCGCGACGAGCACCACCGGCTCGGGTTCAGCGTGCCGTTCGTGTTCGCGACCGTGGCGGCGCTGGCGCAGCCGGTGATCGGTCACGTGCTCGGCATGCGGCTGGGCACCACCCAGCCCTCGAAGCTGGCCGCGTTCGAGCTCGCCGTCCACACCGAGCAGCCGGCGCCGCTGAGGATCGGCGGCCTGCTGATCGACGGCACCGCGAAGTGGTTCCTCGAGATCCCCAAGTGGGGCTCGTTCATCGCCCGCGGCTCCTTCGACAAGCCGGTGCGCGGGCTCGACACGTTCCCGCCCGCCGACCGGCCGCCGGTCAACGTCACCCACGTCGCGTTCCAGTCGATGATCGGGATCGGCACGCTGCTCGCGCTCGCGGTGACCGTCTACTGGCTGGCCCGCTGGCGGGGTCACGACCTGCGCGAGAACCGCTGGTTCCTCCGGTTCGCGGTCGTGGCCGGCCCGCTCGCGGTGCTCGCGCTGGAGTCGGGGTGGGTCGCCACCGAGGTCGGCCGCCAGCCGTGGACGGTCTTCGGCGTACTCCGCACCGTCGACGCCGCCTCCGGCAACGCCGGGCTCTGGTGGAGCTTCACCGGCGTCGCGATCGTCTACCTCGGCATGACCGTCGGCGCCTGGGTCGTGCTGCGCTCGATGGCCCGGCGCTGGCGGGCGGGGGAGACCGACCTGCCCAGCCCGTACGCGCCCGAGCCGCTGCCGCTCGCCGAGAGCGCCGGGGCGGGGGACGCCGGCGACGCCGCACCCGGGAAGGGGGCCCGCGGATGA
- a CDS encoding DUF1264 domain-containing protein: MHITIPDRAPAVTPAGEGKGAWLAALEQGAHLLQSTTPLRGFDVYVVGFHCPKDEPHEQMEAHHYCKVVNDDLLQCVLFDGNTKEANLIGIEYIVSGRLFDTLPESEKDYWHPHNYEVFSGELVAPGLPDAAETAFMKQLVNSYGKTWHTWHTGRHDGAPGHDLPLGDPMLMWSFNREGECEESLKDDRNRLFGIDPEKKAEQRQAAYLDLARPQRGVDAMADQFTGTTPIPGVVDVDAAR, translated from the coding sequence GTGCACATCACGATCCCCGACCGCGCGCCCGCCGTGACTCCCGCCGGCGAGGGCAAGGGCGCGTGGCTCGCGGCGCTGGAGCAGGGCGCACACCTGCTGCAGTCGACCACGCCGCTGCGCGGCTTCGACGTCTACGTGGTGGGTTTCCACTGTCCGAAGGACGAGCCGCACGAGCAGATGGAGGCCCACCACTACTGCAAGGTCGTGAACGACGACCTGCTGCAGTGCGTGCTGTTCGACGGCAACACCAAGGAGGCGAACCTGATCGGGATCGAGTACATCGTCTCCGGCCGGCTCTTCGACACCCTCCCGGAGTCCGAGAAGGACTACTGGCACCCGCACAACTACGAGGTGTTCTCCGGCGAGCTGGTCGCCCCCGGGCTGCCGGACGCCGCCGAGACGGCGTTCATGAAGCAGCTGGTCAACTCCTACGGCAAGACCTGGCACACCTGGCACACCGGCCGCCACGACGGCGCGCCCGGGCACGACCTGCCGCTCGGCGACCCGATGCTGATGTGGTCGTTCAACCGCGAGGGCGAGTGCGAGGAGTCGCTGAAGGACGACCGGAACCGACTCTTCGGCATCGACCCGGAGAAGAAGGCCGAGCAGCGGCAGGCGGCCTACCTCGACCTGGCCCGCCCGCAGCGCGGGGTGGACGCGATGGCCGACCAGTTCACCGGGACCACCCCGATCCCCGGCGTCGTCGACGTCGACGCCGCTCGGTGA
- a CDS encoding CoA transferase, with protein MGAIGRFGRRAWQDLGEDPAQLAGVADPGAEVPLRSSLAVGELAFDSVALASVAAGLVSEARTTGRGEPPVVRLDPARVAASYRSDRLFRWNGEAPSVWGELSGFWRAGDGWVRTHGNYPHHDARLRRLLGLAEGAGKDAMRAAVAGRGAEELEEAAAVAGAILVKVRDVEEWRAHPQGQAVARRPLLGFAGLGEAAPRPWREAAAGDGRPLAGVRVLDLTRVIAGPVATRDLAFAGADVLRLDSPRPPEIEWQHLDTGQGKRCAVVDLATRAGDEVLERLLASADVVVTGYRPGSLDRFGLEAEQLAARFPGLVVGRVSAWDTGGPWSARRGFDSIVQATSGIAVRESGGAATPGALPAQALDHSAGHLLAAGVMSALRRQRAGGGSHLVSISLARVAHELLAQPGGTEPAVDEAALPAVEADGPAGRIRSAPPALDWAGAPPAYSWVGRPWGADEPAWA; from the coding sequence GTGGGAGCGATCGGTCGGTTCGGACGACGGGCCTGGCAGGACCTGGGTGAGGACCCCGCCCAGCTGGCCGGGGTGGCCGACCCCGGGGCCGAGGTGCCGCTGCGCTCGTCACTGGCGGTCGGCGAGCTCGCCTTCGACAGCGTCGCGCTGGCCTCGGTCGCGGCGGGGCTGGTGTCCGAGGCTCGTACGACGGGGCGCGGCGAGCCGCCCGTCGTCCGGCTGGACCCGGCGCGCGTCGCGGCGTCGTACCGCAGCGACCGGCTGTTCCGCTGGAACGGCGAGGCGCCGTCGGTGTGGGGCGAGCTGTCCGGGTTCTGGCGGGCGGGTGACGGGTGGGTGCGCACGCACGGCAACTACCCGCACCACGACGCCCGGCTGCGCCGGTTGCTGGGGCTCGCCGAGGGCGCCGGCAAGGACGCGATGCGCGCCGCCGTGGCCGGTCGGGGGGCCGAGGAGCTGGAGGAGGCGGCCGCGGTCGCGGGCGCGATCCTCGTGAAGGTCCGCGACGTCGAGGAGTGGCGGGCGCACCCGCAGGGGCAGGCCGTCGCTCGCCGGCCGCTGCTGGGGTTCGCCGGACTCGGCGAGGCGGCGCCCCGGCCGTGGCGCGAGGCGGCGGCCGGCGACGGGCGGCCGCTCGCCGGCGTCCGGGTGCTCGACCTGACCCGGGTGATCGCCGGGCCGGTCGCGACCCGCGACCTGGCCTTCGCCGGCGCGGACGTGCTGCGGCTGGACTCCCCGCGCCCGCCCGAGATCGAGTGGCAGCACCTCGACACCGGCCAGGGCAAGCGCTGCGCGGTCGTCGACCTCGCCACGCGCGCCGGGGACGAGGTGCTCGAGCGGCTGCTGGCGTCGGCCGACGTGGTGGTGACCGGCTACCGGCCCGGCTCGCTGGACCGCTTCGGCCTCGAGGCGGAGCAGCTCGCCGCCCGGTTCCCGGGCCTGGTCGTGGGCCGGGTCAGCGCGTGGGACACCGGCGGGCCGTGGTCGGCGCGGCGCGGGTTCGACAGCATCGTGCAGGCCACCAGCGGGATCGCCGTGCGCGAGAGCGGCGGCGCCGCGACCCCCGGCGCGCTGCCCGCCCAGGCCCTCGACCACTCGGCCGGGCACCTGCTCGCGGCCGGGGTGATGAGCGCGCTGCGGCGCCAGCGCGCCGGCGGCGGCAGCCACCTGGTCTCGATCTCGCTGGCCCGGGTCGCCCACGAGCTGCTCGCCCAGCCCGGTGGGACCGAGCCTGCCGTGGACGAGGCGGCCCTGCCGGCGGTCGAGGCCGATGGGCCCGCGGGACGGATCCGGTCTGCCCCGCCGGCGCTCGACTGGGCCGGCGCGCCCCCGGCGTACTCCTGGGTCGGGCGGCCTTGGGGCGCCGACGAGCCGGCCTGGGCCTGA